The DNA sequence ACCTACGTCACGCTGGGCACCGACGGGTTCGGGTTCTCCGACACCCGGCCGGCGGCCCGCCGCTACTTCAACACCGACGCCGAGTCGGTGGTGGTGGCGGTTCTCGAGGCGCTGGCCCGCGACGGCGAGATCGACCCGTCGGTGGCGGTGGCGGCGGCACGCGAGTACCAGATCGATGACGTGAAGGCGGCTCAGGTCTCCTACGTCGACACCGGGAGCGCGTAGTCGACGGGCCCGTACTGCGCCTTTGGTAGGAACATCCATAAACAGGGCGTAGCTTTTAGGGGTGAGCGACAATCCGCGCCCGGAGGCGCCGCGGCCGCCGTTGGAGCTTCTGGCCAACGTGCCCGATTCGACGCTGCGTCGGCTCAAGCAGTACTCCGGGCGCCTGGCCACCCAGGCCGTGCACGCTATGGAAGAGCGGCTGCCGTTCTTCGGCGACCTCGAGGCGTCCCAGCGCGCCAGCGTGCAGTTGGTGGTGCAGGCCGCGGTGGTCAACTTCGTCGAATGGATGCGCAACCCGGACAGCCAGGTGGGCTACACCGCCCAGGCCTTCGAACTCGTCCCGCAGGATCTGACCCGGCGTATCGCGCTGGCCCAGACCGTCGACATGGTCCGCGTCACCATGGAGTTCTTCGAGGAGGTGGTGCCGCTGCTGGCGCGCACCGACGAGCAGCTCACCGCGTTGACCATTGGCATCCTGCGCTACAGCCGTGACCTGGCGTTCGCGGCTGCCGCCTCCTACGCCGACGCCGCCGAGGCCCGCGGCTCGTGGGACAGCAGGATGGAAGCCAGCGTGGTCGACGCGATCGTCCGCGGCGACGCCGGTCCCGAACTGCTGTCCCGCGCGGCGGCGCTGAACTGGGACACCACCGCGCCGGCGACGGTCGTCGTCGGTACCCCGCCCCCGGGCCGGGAGGATCTGGCCAGCGAGGACATCCGCGAGATCGCGCTGCGCTTCGAGCGCGGGGCGCTGGCCGACGTGCACGGCACCTGGCTGATCGCCATCATCTCCGGTCCACTGTCACCGACCGACAAGTTCTTCAATCAGCTACTCACCGCCTTCTCGGCCGGCCCGGTGGTGATCGGTCCGACGGCAGCGATGCTGACCGCGGCCCACCACAGTGCGATCGAGGCGATCTCGGGGATGAACGCCGTAGCCGGCTGGAGTGGGGCCCCCCGGCCGGTACCGGCTCGCGAACTACTGCCGGAGCGGGCACTTCTCGGCGACACGCTGGCCGTCGCGGCCCTGCACACCGAGATCATGCGCCCACTGGCCGACGCGGGTCCGGCGCTCACCGAGACGCTCGACGCCTACCTCGACAGCGGTGGAGCCATTGAAGCTTGCGCCAGGAAACTGTTCGTTCATCCAAATACCGTCCGGTACCGCTTGAAGCGGATCGCCGATTTCACCGGCCGGGATCCCACGCTGCCGCGCGATGCCTACGTCCTGCGGGTCGCCGCCACGGTCGGCCGCCTCGGCTACCCAGCGCCCTCTCAGACCATGGCAAACAGATCTGTAGCGCAGCTCACACCGGCGGTGACGGGCGTGAACGGGTTCGGCTGATCCCGGGTGCAGATTGCGGGACGGTATCAACGATGTCGCATCACATGCACTTTTGTGGACAAGCTACAAAAACATAAGACAAGGTTCATAATCTCTTACACCGCGCAAAACCGGTTTCACAGTGTTCCCTTAAGAACGTGATTGCTTTGCTCGCCCCCGGACAGGGATCACAGACCCCCGGCATGCTCGCGCCCTGGCTCGAGCTGCCCGGTGCTGCCGATCAGATTGCGGCCTGGTCGCAGATCAGCGGCCTGGATCTGGCCCAGCTCGGCACGACTGCGTCGGCTGAGGAGATCACCGACACCGCGGTCACCCAGCCGCTCGTGGTGGCGGCGACCCTGCTGGCCAACGCCGAACTGGTCAAGCGCGGCGTGCTGGCCGACAAGAAGACTGTCGTGGCCGGCCACTCGGTCGGCGAGATCGCGGCGTACGCGATCGCCGGCGTCATCTCCGCCGACGACGCGGTCAAGCTGGCCGCCGTCCGCGGCTCGGAAATGGCGAAGGCCTGCGCGGTCGAGCCCACCGGTATGTCCGCCGTCCTGGGTGGCGACGAGGCCGACGTATTGGAAGCCCTGGCACGTCTGGACCTCATTCCCGCCAACCGCAATGCCGCCGGCCAGATCGTGGCCGCCGGTGCAATCGCCGCACTGGAGAAGCTCGCCGAGGATCCGCCGGCCAAGGCCCGGGTGCGCCAGCTGGCCACCGCCGGCGCCTTCCACACCCACTTCATGGCGTCCGCGCTCGACGGTTATGCCGCCGCGGCCGCCGAGGTCGCCACCAGCGAGCCCACCACCACCCTGCTGTCCAACGCCGACGGCCAGCCGGTCACCTCGGCGGCGGATGCGATGGACAAGCTGGTGGCTCAGCTCACCCGCCCGGTGCGCTGGGACCTGTGCACCGAGACCATGCGGCAGCTCGCTGTCGAGGCGATCGTCGAGTTCCCGCCCGCGGGCACTCTGACCGGTATCGCCAAACGAGAACTTCGGGGGGTCGCGACGCGCGCCGTCAAGACACCCGCAGACCTGGACGAATTGACCGCGCTCTAGACACGGGCCGGATCCAGGACAACCACATAGAGCACAACCACGCAGTGCCGAAGTAACACAACAGATTCCGTATCAAGTAACACCAATCACGAAGGGAGCCACACTGTGGCCGCCAGCCAGGAAGAAATCATCGCCGGTCTCGCGGAGATCATCGAAGAGGTCACCGGTATCGAGCCGTCTGAGGTGACCCCCGAGAAGTCGTTCGTCGACGACCTGGACATCGACTCGCTGTCGATGGTGGAGATCGCCGTTCAGACCGAGGACAAGTACGGCGTGAAGATCCCCGACGAGGATCTGGCCGGTCTGCGCACCGTCGGTGACGTGGTCAACTACATCCAGAAGCTCGAGGAAGAGAACCCCGAGGCTGCCGCCGCGCTGCGCGAGAAGTTCGCACAGTGACCAAGCCTTCCACTGCTAACGGCGGTTTCCCCAATGTGGTGGTGACGGCCGTTACGGCAACCACTTCCGTCGCGGGCGACATTGAGAGCACGTGGAAGGGTTTGTTGGCCGGCGAGAGCGGCATCCGCGTTCTCGAGGACGACTTCGTCACCAAATGGGATCTGCCGGTCAAGATCGGCGGGCACCTCAAGGATCCGGTCGACGACCACATGGGTCGGCTCGACTTCCGCCGGATGTCTTACGTCCAGCGGATGTCCAAGTTCCTCAGCGCTCAGCTGTGGGAGACCGCCGGCAAGCCGGAGGTCGATCCGGACCGCTTCGCCGTCGTCGTCGGCACCGGACTCGGCGGTGGCGAGAAGATCGTCGAAACCTATGACGCGATGAACGAGGGCGGGCCCCGCAAGGTGTCTCCGCTCGCCGTTCAGATGATCATGCCCAACGGTGCGGCGGCGGTCGTCGGCCTCGAGCTCGGTGCCCGCGCCGGCGTCATCACGCCGGTGTCGGCCTGTTCGTCGGGGTCGGAGGCCATCGCCCACGCGTGGCGCCAGATCGTCATGGGTGACGCCGATTTCGCGGTGTGCGGTGGCGTCGAGGGCGGAATCGAGGCGTTGCCCATCGCGACGTTCTCGATGATGCGCGCGATGTCCACCCGCAACGATGATCCGGCGGGCGCCTCGCGTCCGTTCGACAAGGATCGCGACGGCTTCGTCTTCGGCGAGGCCGGTGCGCTGATGATCATCGAGACCGAGGAGCACGCCAAGGCACGTGGCGCCAAGCCACTGGCCCGGTTGATGGGTGCGGGCATCACGTCGGACGCCTTCCACATGGTGGCGCCGGCTCCGGACGGCCTGCGGGCCGGTCGGGCGATGACCCGGGCGATGGAGCTGGCGGGCCTGTCCCCCAAGGACATCAGCCACGTCAACGCGCACGCCACGTCGACGTCGATCGGTGACATCGCCGAGGCCAATGCGATCCGGGTCGCCGGTGTGGACCACGCCGCGGTGTACGCACCGAAGTCGGCGCTGGGCCACTCGATCGGTGCGGTGGGTGCTCTGGAGTCGATCCTCACCGTGCTCGCACTGCGGGACGGCGTCATTCCTCCGACGCTGAACTATGAGACGCCGGATCCGGAGATCAACCTGGATGTCGTTGCGGGCGAACCCCGTTACGGCGATTACCAGTACGCGATCAACAACTCGTTCGGATTCGGAGGACACAACGTGGCGCTCGCCTTCGGGCGCTACTGATCCGGGGGGAAAGGACGATCAAGAGGCAATGGCAGGGTTGACACAACTGTCAACGGGGAACGGGTTCCCCAACGTCGTCGTCACGGGTATCGCCATGACGACGGCCCTGGCATCTGACGCCGACAGCACCTGGAAGGCGCTGCTGGACGGGCAAAGTGGTATTCGGCTGCTCGAGGATGAGTTCGTCGAGAAGTACGACTTGCCCGTCCGGATCGGCGGACATCTGGTCGAGGATTTCGACGGGGAACTGACGCGGGTCGAACTGCGCCGGTTGTCCTATCTGCAGAAGATGTCCACCGTGCTTGGCCGACGGGTGTGGCAGAACGCCGGCGCCCCGGAGGTCGACACCCGGCGGCTGATGGTCTCCATCGGCACCGGCATGGGGTCCACCGAGGAGTTGGTTTTCGCTTACGACGGCATGCGCGCGAAGGGTCTTCGCGCCGTGTCGCCGTTGGCGGTTCAGATGTACATGCCCAACGCCGCCGCCGCGGCGGTCGGCTTGGAACTCGGTGCCAAGGCCGGGGTGGTCACTCCGGTGTCGGCGTGCGCGTCGGGCTCGGAGGGCATCGCCCAAGCGTGGCGGCAGATCGTGCTCGGCGAAGCTGACATCGCGGTCTGCGGAGGTGTCGAGACCAAGATCGAGGCGGTGCCGATCGCCGGCTTCGCCCAGATGCGCATCGTCTTGTCGACCACGAACGACGATCCCGCCGGCGCCTGCCGGCCGTTCGACAAGGATCGCAACGGCTTCGTGTTCGGCGAGGGCGGCGCGCTGCTGGTGATCGAGACCGAGGAGCATGCCAAGGCCCGCGGCGCCAACATCCTGGCCCGCATCATGGGTGCGGCCATCACCTCCGACGGGTACCACATCGTGGCTCCCGACCCGACCGGAGATCAGGCGGGGCAGGCGATCACGCGGGCCATCCAGGTGGCCGGCCTGCAACCCACCGATATCGATCACATCAACGCACACGCGACGGGCACTCAGGTTGGTGACGTAGCGGAAGGTAAGGCGATCAACAACGCGATGGGCAGCCATCGGCCCGCGGTCTACGCGCCCAAATCGGCGCTGGGCCACTCGGTCGGTGCGGTCGGAGCGGTGGAATCGATCCTCACGATCATGGCGCTGCGCGAAGGGGTAATCCCGCCGACGCTCAACCTGCGCAACCTTGATCCGGAGATCGATCTGGATGTGGTGGCCGGTGAACCCCGGCCAGGCAAGTACCAATACGCGGTCAACAATTCGTTCGGATTCGGTGGTCACAACGTGGCGATCGCCTTCGGAAAGTACTGAAAACCGAAGGCGTCGAGGATAACCGGCGCGCACTAAGGAGATTTGGATGACGATCATGGCACCTGAGACGGTCGGCGAATCGCTCGACCCGCGCGACCCGCTGCTGCGCCTGCGCACCTTCTTCGACGACGACAGCGTCGAGCTGCTGCACGAGCGTGACCGCTCAGGTGTGCTGGCCGCGGCCGGCACCGTCAACGGTGTGCGGACCATCGCGTTCTGCACCGACGGCACCGTCATGGGCGGCGCCATGGGCGTGGAGGGCTGCCAGCACATCGTCAACGCCTACGACACCGCCATCGAGGAGCAGAGCCCGATCGTCGGCATCTGGCACTCCGGCGGCGCACGACTGGCCGAAGGCGTTCGCGCCCTGCACGCCGTCGGTCTGGTGTTCGAGGCCATGATCCGCGCCTCGGGGTACATCCCGCAGATCTCGGTGGTCGTCGGCTTCGCCGCGGGCGGTGCCGCCTACGGACCGGCGCTGACCGACGTCGTCATCATGGCAGGCGAGGGCCGGGTGTTCGTCACCGGACCGGACGTGGTGCGCAGCGTCACTGGTGAGGACGTCGACATGGCCTCGCTGGGCGGGCCGGACACCCACCACAAGAAGTCCGGTGTCTGCCACATCGTCGCCGACAGCGAGCTCGACGCCTATGCCCGCGGCCGCCGCATGGTCGGATTGTTCTGCCAACAGGGCCATTTCGACCGCAGCAAGGCCGAGGCCGGCGAGGTCGACCTGCACGCCCTGCTGCCCGAGTCACCGCGCCGTGCCTATGACGTCCACCCGGTCGTGGAAGCGCTACTGGACACCGACGATGAGGGCAACTCGACATTCGAGGAGTTCCAGGGCAAATGGGCCCCCTCGATCGTGGTCGGTATCGGCCGGCTGGCAGGCCGCTCGGTGGGCATCCTGGCCAACAACCCGCTGCGCCTCGGCGGCTGCCTGAACTCCGAGAGCGCCGAGAAGGCAGCCCGTCTTGTTCGGCTGTGCGATGCCTTCGGCATCCCGCTGGTGGTCATCGTCGACGTACCGGGCTACCTGCCCGGTGTCGACCAGGAGTGGGGCGGCGTGGTGCGCCGCGGCGCCAAGCTACTGCACGCCTTCGGTGAGGCGA is a window from the Mycolicibacterium anyangense genome containing:
- the kasA gene encoding 3-oxoacyl-ACP synthase KasA; amino-acid sequence: MTKPSTANGGFPNVVVTAVTATTSVAGDIESTWKGLLAGESGIRVLEDDFVTKWDLPVKIGGHLKDPVDDHMGRLDFRRMSYVQRMSKFLSAQLWETAGKPEVDPDRFAVVVGTGLGGGEKIVETYDAMNEGGPRKVSPLAVQMIMPNGAAAVVGLELGARAGVITPVSACSSGSEAIAHAWRQIVMGDADFAVCGGVEGGIEALPIATFSMMRAMSTRNDDPAGASRPFDKDRDGFVFGEAGALMIIETEEHAKARGAKPLARLMGAGITSDAFHMVAPAPDGLRAGRAMTRAMELAGLSPKDISHVNAHATSTSIGDIAEANAIRVAGVDHAAVYAPKSALGHSIGAVGALESILTVLALRDGVIPPTLNYETPDPEINLDVVAGEPRYGDYQYAINNSFGFGGHNVALAFGRY
- the kasB gene encoding 3-oxoacyl-ACP synthase KasB is translated as MAGLTQLSTGNGFPNVVVTGIAMTTALASDADSTWKALLDGQSGIRLLEDEFVEKYDLPVRIGGHLVEDFDGELTRVELRRLSYLQKMSTVLGRRVWQNAGAPEVDTRRLMVSIGTGMGSTEELVFAYDGMRAKGLRAVSPLAVQMYMPNAAAAAVGLELGAKAGVVTPVSACASGSEGIAQAWRQIVLGEADIAVCGGVETKIEAVPIAGFAQMRIVLSTTNDDPAGACRPFDKDRNGFVFGEGGALLVIETEEHAKARGANILARIMGAAITSDGYHIVAPDPTGDQAGQAITRAIQVAGLQPTDIDHINAHATGTQVGDVAEGKAINNAMGSHRPAVYAPKSALGHSVGAVGAVESILTIMALREGVIPPTLNLRNLDPEIDLDVVAGEPRPGKYQYAVNNSFGFGGHNVAIAFGKY
- a CDS encoding ACP S-malonyltransferase, which translates into the protein MIALLAPGQGSQTPGMLAPWLELPGAADQIAAWSQISGLDLAQLGTTASAEEITDTAVTQPLVVAATLLANAELVKRGVLADKKTVVAGHSVGEIAAYAIAGVISADDAVKLAAVRGSEMAKACAVEPTGMSAVLGGDEADVLEALARLDLIPANRNAAGQIVAAGAIAALEKLAEDPPAKARVRQLATAGAFHTHFMASALDGYAAAAAEVATSEPTTTLLSNADGQPVTSAADAMDKLVAQLTRPVRWDLCTETMRQLAVEAIVEFPPAGTLTGIAKRELRGVATRAVKTPADLDELTAL
- the acpM gene encoding meromycolate extension acyl carrier protein AcpM; this encodes MAASQEEIIAGLAEIIEEVTGIEPSEVTPEKSFVDDLDIDSLSMVEIAVQTEDKYGVKIPDEDLAGLRTVGDVVNYIQKLEEENPEAAAALREKFAQ
- a CDS encoding PucR family transcriptional regulator → MSDNPRPEAPRPPLELLANVPDSTLRRLKQYSGRLATQAVHAMEERLPFFGDLEASQRASVQLVVQAAVVNFVEWMRNPDSQVGYTAQAFELVPQDLTRRIALAQTVDMVRVTMEFFEEVVPLLARTDEQLTALTIGILRYSRDLAFAAAASYADAAEARGSWDSRMEASVVDAIVRGDAGPELLSRAAALNWDTTAPATVVVGTPPPGREDLASEDIREIALRFERGALADVHGTWLIAIISGPLSPTDKFFNQLLTAFSAGPVVIGPTAAMLTAAHHSAIEAISGMNAVAGWSGAPRPVPARELLPERALLGDTLAVAALHTEIMRPLADAGPALTETLDAYLDSGGAIEACARKLFVHPNTVRYRLKRIADFTGRDPTLPRDAYVLRVAATVGRLGYPAPSQTMANRSVAQLTPAVTGVNGFG
- a CDS encoding acyl-CoA carboxylase subunit beta; its protein translation is MTIMAPETVGESLDPRDPLLRLRTFFDDDSVELLHERDRSGVLAAAGTVNGVRTIAFCTDGTVMGGAMGVEGCQHIVNAYDTAIEEQSPIVGIWHSGGARLAEGVRALHAVGLVFEAMIRASGYIPQISVVVGFAAGGAAYGPALTDVVIMAGEGRVFVTGPDVVRSVTGEDVDMASLGGPDTHHKKSGVCHIVADSELDAYARGRRMVGLFCQQGHFDRSKAEAGEVDLHALLPESPRRAYDVHPVVEALLDTDDEGNSTFEEFQGKWAPSIVVGIGRLAGRSVGILANNPLRLGGCLNSESAEKAARLVRLCDAFGIPLVVIVDVPGYLPGVDQEWGGVVRRGAKLLHAFGEATVPRVTLVTRKTYGGAYIAMNSRSLGATKVFAWPDAEVAVMGAKPAVGILHKKKLAAAPDHEREALHEELAAEHERIAGGVDSAIEIGVVDEKIDPAHTRGKVTQALAEAPARRGRHKNIPL